A single Populus alba chromosome 7, ASM523922v2, whole genome shotgun sequence DNA region contains:
- the LOC118050516 gene encoding organellar oligopeptidase A, chloroplastic/mitochondrial, whose protein sequence is MATVVDESNPLLQDFEFPPFDVVEHKHVRPGIRALLKNLESDLEELERTVEPSWPKLVEPLEKITDQLAIVWGMINHLKAVKDSPELRSAIEEVQPEKVKFELRLGQSKPIYDAFKAIQESPQWTSLSDAQKRIVESQIKEAVLNGVALDDDKREQFNKIEQELKRLSQKFGENVLDATKKFEKLITDKKHIEGLPATSLGLAAQTAVSKGHADATAENGPWIITLDTPIFMSVMQHAKNRGLREEIYRAHVTRASSGDLNNTAIIDEILKLRLEKAKLLNYNNYAEVSMATKMATVEKAEELLEELRIASWDAAVQDMEDLKIFSKNQGAMEANDLTHWDTSFWAERLRESKYDINEEELRPFFSLPKVMDGLFNLAKMLFGIDIEPADGLAPVWNNDVKFYHVKDSLGNPIAYFYFDPYSRPSEKQGGAWMDEVVSRSRVLSRNGTAPRLPIAHMVCNQTPPVGTKPSLMTFREVETVFHEFGHALQHMLTKQDEGLVAGIRGIEWDAVELPSQFMENWCYRRETLMGIAKHYETGESLPEEVYLKLLAARTFRAGSLSLRQLRFASLDLELHTKYIPGASESIYEVDRRVSKRTQVIPPLPEDRFLCSFSHIFAGGYAAGYYSYKWAEVLSADAFSAFEDAGLDNDKAVKETGHKFRETILALGGGKEPLSVFVEFRGREPSPEALLRHNGLLSATASAL, encoded by the exons ATGGCTACTGTCGTTGATGAATCCAATCCTTTATTGCAAGACTTTGAATTTCCTCCTTTTGATGTTGTTGAACATAAACATGTTCGACCTGGGATTCGTGCTCTCCTAAAGAACCTT GAGAGTGATTTGGAGGAATTGGAGAGAACAGTGGAGCCATCATGGCCAAAATTGGTGGAGCCATTGGAGAAGATAACAGATCAGTTGGCTATTGTTTGGGGTATGATCAATCATCTTAAGGCTGTTAAAGACTCACCTGAACTCCGTTCTGCAATTGAAGAAGTTCAG CCCGAAAAAGTTAAGTTTGAGCTTAGGTTGGGACAAAGTAAACCGATATATGATGCATTTAAGGCCATCCAAGAATCTCCTCAATGGACATCGCTAAGTGATGCTCAGAAACGTATAGTGGAAT CCCAAATAAAGGAAGCGGTTCTTAATGGTGTTGCTCTTGATGATGATAAAAGAGAGCAGTTTAACAAAATTGAACAG GAACTGAAAAGATTATCACAAAAATTTGGGGAAAACGTACTGGATGCCACAAAGAAGTTTGAAAAACTCATAACAGATAAGAAACATATTGAAGGATTGCCAGCTACATCACTTGGTTTGGCTGCGCAGACTGCAGTATCTAAG GGTCATGCAGACGCAACTGCTGAGAATGGGCCGTGGATAATTACATTGGATACCCCAATTTTTATGTCTGTCATGCAACATGCCAAAAACCGTGGTTTACGTGAAGAAATATACCGTGCTCATGTAACTCGAGCTTCGAGTGGTGATCTGAATAATACAgcaattattgatgaaatattgAAGCTTAGGCTGGAAAAGGCAAAGCTTCTTAATTACAACAACTATGCTGAG GTAAGCATGGCAACCAAAATGGCTACTGTTGAGAAAGCAGAAGAGCTATTAGAAGAGCTGCGCATAGCTTCCTGGGATGCTGCTGTTCAAG ATATGGAAGATCTTAAAATTTTCTCCAAAAATCAAGGTGCTATGGAAGCAAATGATTTGACTCACTGGGATACCAGCTTCTGGGCTGAGAGGCTTCGTGAGTCAAAATATGATATCAACGAG GAAGAACTACGTCCATTTTTCTCATTGCCAAAGGTTATGGATGGCCTTTTCAATCTTGCAAAGATGCTTTTTGGAATTGATATTGAACCAGCTGATGGTCTTGCTCCA GTTTGGAATAATGATGTTAAATTCTACCATGTCAAAGATTCCTTGGGCAATCCAATTGCATACTTCTACTTTGATCCATATTCACGTCCATCTGAGAAACAGGGTGGTGCATGGATGGATGAGGTAGTTTCTCGAAGTCGTGTTTTGTCACGCAATGGTACGGCTCCAAGGTTGCCTATTGCCCACATGGTGTGCAATCAAACACCGCCTGTTGGGACCAAACCAAGCCTGATGACATTTCGGGAG GTTGAGACTGTATTCCATGAATTTGGTCATGCCCTCCAGCATATGCTAACCAAGCAGGATGAGGGTCTTGTCGCTGGCATCCGGGGTATAGAGTGGGATGCTGTTGAATTACCCTCCCAGTTCATGGAAAATTGGTGTTATCGCAG GGAAACTTTGATGGGCATTGCAAAGCACTATGAAACTGGGGAAAGTCTTCCAGAAGAAGTGTATTTGAAGCTTCTTGCTGCAAGGACTTTCCGAGCAGGCTCCCTTAGTCTTCGTCAG CTAAGATTTGCAAGTTTAGATTTGGAGTTACACACGAAGTATATACCAGGTGCGTCGGAGTCTATCTATGAAGTTGACCGGAGGGTTTCTAAAAGGACACAAGTGATCCCTCCTTTGCCAGAAGATAGATTCCTCTGCAGTTTCAGTCATATTTTTGCAG GTGGTTATGCAGCTGGATACTACAGCTACAAG TGGGCTGAGGTATTATCTGCAGATGCTTTCTCAGCCTTTGAGGATGCTGGATTGGATAACGACAAG GCTGTTAAAGAAACAGGGCACAAGTTCCGGGAAACCATTCTTGCTCTTGGAGGTGGAAAAGAACCACTATCG GTTTTTGTGGAGTTCCGAGGGCGTGAACCTTCTCCAGAGGCACTGCTCAGGCACAATGGCTTGTTATCAGCGACAGCTTCAGCATTGTAG